ATCTTTTTCCTGTACAGCAACTTTTGAGAGTTTTTTGTTTTCTCTACTCACGTACATAGACGTTTCGAAAAGCTCATAGATTTGCTTCAATACAAAATATTTTTCTTGCCTTTCTGGTACTATACTTTGGTCTAGTGGAGGAACATTTCCTAAAAATAAAGCTTGTAGCGTTTTGAAATCGCCATCAAAATTGACTTGCTGACTAAGCGAACGAATATCGACTGCCGAATAGCTTTTTTCCAAACGATTGACTAAAAAAGCCGAATCTGTACGAATAAGCATACGAGCTGCCTCAATTCCAAAGGCAGGACGAGCTGAAAGCCATATCAAACTATCTTTTGCTAGTCGCATATCGACTTTACTTCCCAGTTCTTGCTTCTGATTTTGAAAAGAAAGATGAGACTTTGTACTTAAAAATTTAAAATCAAACTGTTCTACACCATACTTTTTAGCAAATTCGGCAGGAGTAGAAACATTTTTCTTACAGGCAGAAAAAAGAAATATTGAGACAACAAAGAATAAGGAAAATCGAAAAAACGATATTTTTTTCATAAGAATAGTTTAAAAAATGTTTTACTAAAGGTTATCACAGCTTCTCACAGGTCTGATTGCCAATAACTTATCAAAAGTAAAATTATAATTATTTCCTCATAATGTTAGACTTACAAACCCAATGCTATGAAGAAATGAACTTTACTAAATTAACCGTGATAAGGTTTACTATTTACAAATACGTTTACAGAACTTTGATTTTGAATGATTGTTTAGAAATAATGAAGGACAAGGTGTGCCTTGTCCCATAAAATAAAACTAATCAATCTTCTCAAACCTACAATAGTCTTGTAATACCTTTGGAATTGTAATTCCATCTTCGGTTTGATTATTTTCTAAAATGGCAGCTACGATGCGTGGCAAGGCTAAAGCACTTCCGTTGAGCGTATGCGCCAAATGTTTTTTCTTATTTTCATCTTGATAACGAAGCTGCAAACGATTAGACTGATAAGTTTCAAAATTACTTACCGAACTCACTTCTAACCAACGACCTTGTGCAGCCGAATAAACTTCCAAGTCATACGTCATCGCAGAAGTAAAGCCCATATCACCACCACAAAGACGCAACACACGGTATGGCAACTCAAGTTCTTCCAAAAGTCCTTTTACGTGAGAGAGCATATCTTCCAAACGCTGATACGACTTTTCTGGGTGTTCTATCACAACAAGTTCTACCTTGTCAAACTGATGCAAACGATTCAAGCCACGTACATCTGCTCCCCAAGAACCTGCCTCACGACGGAAACAAGGCGTATGTCCTGTCATTTTGATAGGAAAATCAGCTTCTTTTACAATCTCGTCTCTATAAAGGTTAGTAATCGGAACTTCTGCTGTTGGAATAAGGAAAAGACTATCTGCCGTAGCTTCATACATTTGTCCTTCCTTGTCTGGAAGCTGTCCCGTTCCATAGCCAGATGCTTCATTTATCAAAATAGGTGGCTGAACTTCGCTATAACCAGCATCCATCGCCTTATCTAAAAAATAATTGATTAAAGCACGCTGCAACCTTGCGCCTTTTCCCTTATACACTGGAAAACCTGCTCCTGTTACTTTTACACCTAGCTCAAAATCTATAATATCATATTTTTTGATAAGTTCCCAGTGAGGAAGTGCATCGTCTGAAAGCGATGGAGCAGTACCCCATTCTTCAATAACTTCGTTGTCGTCTGCTGATTTTCCTGCCACTACATCTATATAAGGCGTATTTGGAATTTCATACAAACAATTTCTTAAATCGTTTTCTAAGTCTTTTAATTTCTCTTCTAAATCCTTTACGGCTTGTTTGCTTTGGGCTGCCTTTTCCTTAGCCTGATTTGCTTCTTCTTTTTTGCCCTGTTGCATCAATGCACCAATAGACTTTGCTACTGTATTTGCTTCTGCTTGCAAATCATTGAGTGAAGACTGTGTAGTTCTTCTTTCATTATCTATCGAAATGGCTTTTTCCACTAATTCTGTAGCTTTAGAAAAGTGGCGTTTTTGAAGTGCAGCAATTACTTCTTCCTTATTTGCCTGTATATGAGCAATTTGTAACATCTAGTCAGTAATCAGTTACCAGTAATCAGTTACCAGTAAATCGGTTTAGAATTTTTTTAATAAATAAAATACAGACAAAAGTCCGATAAATTCAGTTAAAAATCAAGTTGTATGTATAATTGAACCTCTTTAGAATTTAACTTTCCTTGATGAAAAAGTCTGAAACCACATAGATTGTCCCACTAACAGCAATAAAAAGAATTATGAAATAAAGCCTTACAAGGAACACATGAATAACTTTATGCTCGCCCACCCTAATTTTAGGATAGAAAGAATAATCTTGACGTTTTAACATTACACTATCGAAAGTAACAACATAGACATCATTATAAGCAAACTCTCCACCTTCATAAAAATCGACCTCGTTGGCTGCATCTACACAACAATCGTTGTAATTAATAGTTTTGAAAGAAGGATGCATCTTTTGATTTACCTTAAAAGCTCCAAACTCCACATCAAACCTTGTTGGAGGCGTATTTTCTGATGCTACTGATAAAACCACTTGGTTAGGGTCAAAAATTCCAAAAAAGTAAATTCCAATTGAAGTTAAAAGTAAGGATATAAACATCCATTTCTGATTTCGCCAGTTGTTAAATATTTTTTCTAGCATCTTTTAATTGATA
The genomic region above belongs to Bernardetia sp. and contains:
- a CDS encoding DUF4292 domain-containing protein — translated: MKKISFFRFSLFFVVSIFLFSACKKNVSTPAEFAKKYGVEQFDFKFLSTKSHLSFQNQKQELGSKVDMRLAKDSLIWLSARPAFGIEAARMLIRTDSAFLVNRLEKSYSAVDIRSLSQQVNFDGDFKTLQALFLGNVPPLDQSIVPERQEKYFVLKQIYELFETSMYVSRENKKLSKVAVQEKDGMNSLFIDYSNFQVLDGKKVPFKVNAVANFFNQKENKTDQTKIEIEHKSINFEDSDLSFPFSIPSNYDRKELGKK
- the serS gene encoding serine--tRNA ligase, which translates into the protein MLQIAHIQANKEEVIAALQKRHFSKATELVEKAISIDNERRTTQSSLNDLQAEANTVAKSIGALMQQGKKEEANQAKEKAAQSKQAVKDLEEKLKDLENDLRNCLYEIPNTPYIDVVAGKSADDNEVIEEWGTAPSLSDDALPHWELIKKYDIIDFELGVKVTGAGFPVYKGKGARLQRALINYFLDKAMDAGYSEVQPPILINEASGYGTGQLPDKEGQMYEATADSLFLIPTAEVPITNLYRDEIVKEADFPIKMTGHTPCFRREAGSWGADVRGLNRLHQFDKVELVVIEHPEKSYQRLEDMLSHVKGLLEELELPYRVLRLCGGDMGFTSAMTYDLEVYSAAQGRWLEVSSVSNFETYQSNRLQLRYQDENKKKHLAHTLNGSALALPRIVAAILENNQTEDGITIPKVLQDYCRFEKID